Proteins from a genomic interval of Sphingomonas sp. Y38-1Y:
- a CDS encoding shikimate dehydrogenase, with translation MMRAEVIGDPIEHSKSPMIHGFWLDALGIEGEYGRTQVPADGLGAFFAERAQDPDWRGCNVTIPHKEAALDHVPDPGDVRASIGAINTVFRDDDGKLVGTNTDAAGFYAPLADTDLAGGHAVVIGAGGAARAILFALSRIGIGSVTLMARNPLKGAGLLAQFGLKGDVVDFAAPLPPADLVVNASPLGMIGQPPLRLDLDPLPLHAVVYDIVYAPLETELLAAARARDLATIDGLEMLIGQAAAAFELCFGAAPPRDRDAELRQRLTA, from the coding sequence ATGATGCGCGCGGAAGTGATCGGCGATCCGATCGAGCACTCCAAGTCGCCGATGATCCACGGCTTCTGGCTGGACGCGCTCGGCATCGAGGGCGAATATGGCCGTACCCAGGTGCCGGCCGATGGTCTCGGCGCCTTCTTCGCGGAGCGGGCGCAAGATCCAGACTGGCGCGGGTGCAACGTGACGATCCCGCACAAGGAAGCCGCGCTCGACCATGTACCCGATCCGGGCGATGTTCGCGCGTCGATCGGCGCGATCAACACCGTGTTTCGGGATGACGACGGCAAGCTGGTCGGCACCAACACCGATGCGGCGGGCTTCTATGCACCGCTGGCCGACACCGACCTGGCCGGCGGCCATGCGGTGGTGATCGGCGCGGGGGGCGCCGCTCGCGCAATCCTGTTCGCGCTTTCCCGCATCGGCATCGGATCGGTGACGCTGATGGCGCGCAATCCGCTGAAAGGCGCAGGACTGCTCGCGCAGTTCGGGCTGAAGGGCGACGTCGTCGACTTCGCCGCGCCGCTGCCGCCCGCCGATCTCGTCGTCAATGCCAGCCCGCTCGGCATGATCGGACAGCCGCCGCTTCGTCTCGACCTCGACCCCCTGCCCCTCCACGCGGTCGTGTACGACATCGTTTATGCACCGCTCGAGACCGAGCTGCTCGCCGCCGCCCGCGCGCGCGACCTGGCGACGATCGACGGGCTGGAGATGCTGATCGGCCAGGCGGCGGCGGCGTTCGAGCTGTGCTTCGGCGCCGCGCCGCCGCGTGATCGCGATGCCGAGCTGCGGCAGCGCCTGACCGCATGA
- a CDS encoding nucleoside triphosphate pyrophosphatase: MRLTLASQSASRRAMLTDAGVPFEAVAALVDEDAAKASFAAQAMSPRDTADALAELKATKVGTLGVPGLVLGCDSIVALADGRLLDKPVSRDDAAEHLSAMSGSVHELWSAAVIVEGRQPVWRHVERARMHVRPLSPAFIDAYLDAEWPAISGCVGCYRIEGPGVQLFSRVEGSHFTVLGLPLLPLLGYLRTRGVMAS, encoded by the coding sequence ATGAGGCTGACGCTCGCTTCCCAGAGTGCCAGCCGGCGCGCGATGCTGACCGATGCGGGCGTCCCGTTCGAAGCGGTCGCGGCCCTGGTCGACGAGGACGCCGCCAAGGCGAGCTTCGCGGCGCAGGCGATGAGCCCGCGAGATACCGCGGATGCGCTGGCCGAGCTCAAGGCGACCAAGGTGGGGACGCTCGGTGTGCCGGGGCTGGTGCTGGGCTGCGATTCCATCGTCGCGCTGGCCGACGGGCGATTGCTCGACAAGCCGGTCAGCCGCGACGATGCCGCCGAGCATCTGTCGGCGATGTCGGGCAGCGTCCACGAACTCTGGAGCGCGGCGGTGATCGTCGAGGGGCGGCAGCCAGTGTGGCGCCATGTCGAGCGCGCGCGGATGCATGTCCGCCCGCTCTCGCCCGCGTTCATCGACGCCTATCTCGACGCCGAGTGGCCGGCGATTTCGGGTTGCGTCGGCTGCTACCGGATCGAGGGACCGGGCGTGCAGCTGTTCAGCCGCGTGGAGGGGAGCCATTTCACCGTGCTCGGCCTGCCGCTGTTGCCGCTGCTGGGCTATCTGCGGACCCGCGGGGTGATGGCGTCATGA